From a region of the Arachis ipaensis cultivar K30076 chromosome B09, Araip1.1, whole genome shotgun sequence genome:
- the LOC107615489 gene encoding uncharacterized protein LOC107615489, giving the protein MFHDWVQLHIFYDGLSYESRKAVDHSSRGSLNRKKTVEEAIEVIETVAENEYYYASERHNTKGVVELNHVDTILAQNKVFAKQLAELTRKLETKQVAAIHTQDQEEESTEGGDWEEANYVGNQQRQSYDPHSNTYNPGWKNHPNFGWGNQQTQPQNHKPYNHNQHNNSTYQNSNQRSYQATQNTYSQPSYHGQNNQPTQPNPNQQFQDQLNRIEGVLANMGQDIRELKNFRDDVRSTLRNHGEKLKRMESQVGELSQQAPKSTAVFPSDTEKNPKGEQKRVRWEECKAITTLKEVSEEEGIRPSEQEPEILKESVEEAKQESETEQAKELQKGMLETYQPKAPFPQRLGGGEKGKTYSRFLETFNSLHVNIPFLEILQQARSSSGFRNS; this is encoded by the coding sequence ATGTTCCATGACTGGGTGCaattgcatattttctatgatggaCTCTCTTATGAATCAAGGAAGGCTGTAGACCATTCATCAAGAGGTTCATTGAACAGGAAAAAGACTGTGGAAGAGGCCATTGAGGTGATTGAGACAGTGGCTGAGAATGAGTACTACTATGCATCAGAGAGACACAACACTAAGGGAGTCGTGGAGCTGAACCATGTTGATACAATCCTAGCCCAAAACAAGGTGTTTGCCAAGCAACTAGCAGAGCTCACTAGGAAATTAGAAACAAAGCAAGTGGCTGCGATACACACACAAGATCAAGAGGAAGAAAGCACTGAAGGAGGTGATTGGGAAGAGGCCAACTATGTGGGAAACCAACAAAGGCAATCATATGATCCACATTCCAACACTTACAATCCAGGATggaaaaaccacccaaactttgggtgggggaaccaACAAACCCAACCACAAAACCACAAACCTTACAACCACAACCAACATAACAATTCCAcataccaaaactccaaccaaagatCATACCAAGCCACACAAAACACTTACTCCCAACCATCATATCATGGCCAAAATAATCAACCTACCCAACCtaatccgaaccaacaatttcaagatcaattaaacagGATAGAAGGAGTGCTTGCAAACATGGGTCAGGACATAAGAGAGTTGAAAAACTTTAGGGATGATGTGAGATCTACCTTAAGGAACCATGGTGAAAAACTCAAGAGGATGGAGTCTCAAGTAGGAGAGCTATCTCAACAGGCCCCCAAGTCAACTGCAGTGTTCCCTAGTGACACAGAAAAGAATCCTAAAGGGGAACAAAAGAGAGTGAggtgggaagaatgcaaggccatcaccacatTGAAGGAAGtctcagaagaagaaggaatcagACCCTCAGAACAGGAGCCAGAAATCTTGAAGGAAAGTGTGGAAGAAGCTAAGCAGGAAAGTGAAACTGAGCAAGCCAAGGAACTGCAAAAAGGCATGCTGGAAACATACCAACCAaaagcaccatttcctcagaggTTAGGAGGAGGTGAAAAAGGGAAAACCTATTCAAGGTTTTTAGAGACATTTAACTCTCTCCATGTCAATATTCCCTTTCTTGAGATTCTCCAGCAAGCAAGAAGTTCCTCTGGATTTAGAAATTCATGA